The segment GGAAAAACAGCACTTAGCATACAACTCGCTCAACATTTTAAAACCGAAATTATTTCTGCAGACTCAAGGCAATTCTATAAAGAACTGCAAATTGGTACTGCTGCTCCTACTCCAATAGAATTGTCAAGTGCACCACATCATTTCATTAAGCATATATCTGTTGAAACACATTACAATGTAGGTGCTTTTGAAAACGATGCTATCAATGTATTAACTGAATTATTTAAAACTAATAATGTGGTGGTCATGGTTGGTGGATCTGGCTTATATGTCAAAGTAGTTACGCATGGACTTGATCAATTTCCAGAAGTAGATCCGTCCATACGAGAAGCGCTCAATGAGCGGTTTCAAGTTAAGGGGCTTCAACGCCTACAGGAGCAATTAAAAGAGTTAGACCCTCTTAGTTATCAAACTATTGCAATTGATAATCCGCACCGCGTCATTAGAGCTTTAGAAATCTGTATCGCGAGTGGACACCCCTATTCATCATTCCTTGATAACAACATTGCAACTAGAGATTTCAAAACACTAACAATTGGCTTAACAGCTGAACGCTCTATTATTTATGACCGAATTAATAGGCGTGTAGACCAAATGATGACTGAAGGATTATTAAACGAAGTGAAATCTCTGAAATCAAAACAGCATTTAAACGCATTAAATACCGTTGGATATAAAGAGTTATTCAACTATTTAGATGGGGAATGGGATTTGGAGTTTGCAGTTTCAGAAATCAAAAAGAATACACGTCGTTTTGCCAAACGGCAACTGACTTGGTTCAAAAAGAATGACAGTACGTTATGGTTTAATTGGGACACCAAAATTAGTGATATTATCGCACGTATTGAGCGTGACATAAAGACCTCATAAAGCACTAATTTTAAAATAAAACAAAAAAAAGCTTGTTTTTAGTTTATTAATACTAAATTTGCAGCTTAAATAATTTAATATATATTATGAGTAAAGGAATAGTAAAATTCTTCAACGATTCTAAAGGATTTGGATTTATCACAGAAGAAGGAAACAACAAAGAACACTTTGTACACATTTCAGGTTTAATCGATGAAGTTCGTGAAGGAGATGAGGTAGAATTTGAATTAACCGAAGGAAAAAAAGGATTGAACGCAATTAACGTAAAAGTTATATAATTTTCGATATTTTTTTAAAGCAAAAAGCCAATCATAATGATTGGCTTTTTTTTATGTCTATTTGAAAATTATGCGTCTTGATTCACGACTAATCTAAAGCCCTCACCATGGATGTTTAATATTTCAACTTTAGGGTCTAACTTGAGATACTTTCTCAATTTGGCAATATACACATCCATGCTTCGAGATGTAAAATAATTATCATCACGCCAAATCTTAGTTAATGCTAGTTCCCGAGGCATCAAATCATTTTCATGAAGTGCAAGCATCCGTAATAACTCATTTTCCTTAGGTGATAATTTAATAGGATCTTTCCCATCAAATTTTAAAAAGCGTAATTTAGAATTCAGATCAAATTTACCAATCTTAAATTCAAATTGCTTACTATCAGCAATTGTATCTGTCGCTTTGCGTTGCATGATTGCTTTAATTTTCATTAGAAGCACTTCACTGTCAAACGGTTTGTTCAAATAATCATCTGCACCTACTTTATAGCCTTTTAGCACATCTTCTTTCATCGCTTTTGCAGTTAAAAAGATAATAGGTACGTCTGTATTCTTTTCTCTTATTTCTTTAGCTAACGTAAACCCATCTTTATAAGGCATCATCACGTCTAAAATACATAGATCATAATCATCCTTTTTAAATTTCTCAAAGCCTTCCATTCCATTTTTCGCATGAACCACATCATAGTCGTTCATGTTTAAATAATCTTTTAAAACGGTTCCGAAGTTTGGATCGTCTTCAACTAATAATATTTTCTTATTTTGCTCTTCCATAATTTATGATATTAATGGTAGTTTTATTGTAAACGTGCTACCTTTTCCTTTTTCACTCTCTACTGAAATATGACCTTGATGGTCATCTACTATTCGTTTAACATAAGCCAAACCTAAACCGTGGCCTTTTACATTGTGTACATTTCCTGTGTGCTCTCTATAGAATTTTTCAAACACACGCTTTTGAACTTGCTTTGTCATTCCACTTCCTTGATCTGAAATTTTAAGCAATATATTATTTCCTATATTTTCAGTATAAACATCTATTTTAGGAACACCATCTGTATATTTAATGGCATTATCTAAAATATTAACAATCACATTTGTAAAGTGTGTATCGTTGGCTAAAACAGAAGACTTATCTGCATTAAGATGCGTCTTCACATAACCTTTTCTATCTTCTACAATCAACCCAACATGACTAACAGCATCACTTATTAAGTCGTGGAGTTTTATACGTTCCTTACTAATATTGAGCTCGTTTTTTTCAAGTTTTGAAATTCGCAATACATTTTCTACTTGAGCATGCATACGTTTGTTTTCATCTTTAATCATTCTTAAATAACGCATGACTTTTTCCTGATCTCCTATAATTTTAGGGTTTCTAATAGAGTCTAAGGCTAGATTAATAGTCGCTATTGGTGTCTTAAACTCATGTGTCATATTATTAATGAAATCTGTTTTAATTTGAGAGATCTGACGCTGCTTTATTAACTGATAAATCGCACTAGAATACGCTAAAATTATAATAGATGTAAACACAATTGATAACACAATCATGCCTAATATCGACGACAATAAATATTTTCGACGTTCTGGAAAATCAACATAGAGTGTAAAATCACTGTTATTCTCATTATCCACAAAAACAGGAATTCCCATGGTCGATTTAATATTCAAATCAAAATTATCAGATTGAATTTTAGTCGAAAGGTCTTTATCATAAATCGCATATTCAAAAGCCGTATTAATACCACTACTTTCAAATTGAGATTCTAATAACTCAGACACCTCTTCATTTTTAATTCGTTTATAAACTGGATAATTTTTATAGACACGCCTATAACCTTCTTTGTAGTGCCTTCTTCCTAATTCATCCATCGTATTATAATCTCGATAGGTCTTAATAGGGTCTAAATTAATTTTTCCATCTATAGTATTGCGTTCAAACACTTTCGTTTCACTTATATTGGTGAAACGACTAATGTTTATACTATCTGTACCAATGTCAAAGAACAAGGACGGCACTTTAAAACTCTCTTCGGAAATCGCATTTTTAAATCGAATGGCCTGATTAGTCTCTTCATCAAAAGAATCAAAAATCAATAGATGTTTGATTTCACTTGTATCAGGATTTCGACCATTTTTTAAAGCTTCTTTATATAGTCTATCATAACTAAGAAGCTCTTTATCTTCAATAGCTTTAGAAACTGAAATAAGAGAACGTTTAACATTTAAAGTAAACTGTTTCTCTTCGTTTTTTAAAGTATTATTAATAAAAAATGCTTGAACGAAGATGATGCCAATGAGTGATAAACTCATCAAAACCACCAATAAAATGAATAGCTTTTTGCCCATCAGTCAAATTTAACATTTTAACATTTAGAAATATTAGTGTTTAACCTTACATTAACAAATATGTTAAAATTTATGTTTTTTGATTTTTTCCATGATTAACTGGTGCGTTTCTAGTACTTGTTCTTTGGTGTGTTCTAGATTATCATTGACAATAACAAAATGAGATTTGTTTATTTTTTCAGCATCACTCATTTGATTATTCAGTATCGCCTCTATTTTCGCTCTGTTTGAATGGTCACGCTTAATGACCCTTGCTATGCGTTCTTCTACCTCTGCAGTTACTGTAATGATAACATCATATTCAGATTCTTTGTGATGCTCAAATATAATAGCAGCTTCTTTAATCACATAGGCTGCATGTTGTTTCTTTAACCAACGCCTAAAGTGAGAAGCGACCTTGGGATGCACGATGGCGTTCATTTTGTTTAAATAGTCCTTGTCTTTAAATATCTTTGATGCAATCAAAGGCTTGTTGATGTCATCACCAATATAGACGTCATCACCAAAAAGCTCAATTAATTTTCGCCTAATAACTTTAGACCTTATCATTAGTGCTTTTGCTTCAACATCGGCTATATAAATTGGGACACCAAGTTCTTTAAAGAATGATGCTACGGTTGTTTTGCCGCTTCCGATACCACCTGTAAGTCCTACTACTATCATTTCACAATTATATAATCCACTTTATTCTGCTTGAGCTCAGCAGACTTCACTGTGTTAGAATTAACTAATAATTTTGGTGTAAAAAAAGAGACCTTTAAATCGACAATGTCGTTGTAATCACATTCAATTTTAAAGTCATGGGGCTTTACCAATTTAAAATCCTTAAGACTGAGATAATAGGATACTTTAATAAGCTTTGGGAAATAATTTAGCTCAACATTATCGGGCTTATTTAAAATGGTTACGGGAATTTCAAAAGTCCCTTCTGTGAATTTCTCAATTTTAGCCTTAAGCCTAACGGTTTCTTCTGAAAGTTTTAAGCGCTCAGATGCATTTGAAAGCTCTAGATTAATAGATGCATTCAAGTCTTCTTTTATATCATTAAGGACTATATCCCTGGTTACAATATAATCTATTTTAGCAATTTCACTTTCAGAACCTATTAATTTTACGGAATCTGGAATAAGCTCAAAACCCTCTAAAGAATCATAACCGTCAACAAAATTAATATTAGCCTTCAACATTACTGGGACCATTTTTTCACTAAGCGTGCCATAAGGAAACAAAATACTATCGGGTTTAATAGAAACTATATTAACCGATTGACCTAGCTGCTGTTTTAGGTCATAGGCGCCCTTTTCTGCCAACCAAAGGTATGTTGTGTTATTTATCTTAGAACTGCTTTTAAAATCTATCTGATAGGTCTTGTCGTTAAAATAATACGATAATAATTTGAAGCCATGTGTTGAAAGTGTAACATTAATCTTAGGCATGCTATCTAAGGTAATAATGGTGTTTTCAGGTAAGTTTTTATATTCTATAGAAAACGGGATAGTTTCAACATACGTTTCTGAAAGTTTAGTAATGACTAATATTAAAAATGAAATCAGTACAAACAATCCAAAAACATTTAGTTTTTTGTTTTTTATTGACCGTAACACATATGATTTAAAATTAGTTCGCATGTTTAAAAAATAATTTTGGAAATCGCGATTCAGGATCTTTCTTAAAAAAATCAATGGCTATTGTTGATTTTAAAAACCCGTACCCATAACCAAAGAACTGAATAAAAATAGCTAAAATAGACTTAACAGCCACTCTCAAACTTCGTGTTGAAACAAAAGCCAATATGAAAACCAACAAAAAATAAATACCGTAAAGGAATAATGGTAGTCTGAAATTGGCTAAAAGTAATACTATGGAGACAAGCAACCCAATACTGAAGCAAGCTGGAAACCAATAGGTCAATCTTTTGGTTGTTGGATACCACGTATTAAGTATTGGTCTCACCAAACCGAATTTATAAACCTGTTGATAGAACTTTTTCCATGAAATACGTCGTTTATGATACACAAAGGCTTCTCTAATTAATACGGTTTTATAGCCCATTCTGTTCAATCGAATCGACAAATCTGGATCTTCTCCTGGGTGAATTAATCCAAAGCCACCAGAATCTACAAACGCTTGTTTAGACAGTCCCATATTAAAACTACGTGGTTGAAATTTTTCATTTGATACATTGCCTCTTATACCACCAGTTGTAATAAAAGAAGTCATCGCAAAATTAATTGCCTTTTGTACATCTGAAAACGATTCATGCGCAGCGTCAGGACCTCCAAAGCAATCCACATAATTTGATGATAAATAAGCATAAACGGTATTGAGGTACTGAGGTGGTAATAAACAATCAGAATCTAAGATGATAAAATAATTTCCTTTCGCTTTTTTCATACCAAAGTTTCTAGAATCTCCAGGGCCCGAATTTTCTTTATAGTAATATGAAATCTCTAACTGATTGTGATATTTATTGATGATGTGTTTACAATCTAGATTAGAACCATCCTCGACAATCACAATTTCAAATGAAATATCGCCTTCTTGAGTAGTAAAACTCATTAAGAGTTCATCTACCTCCTCCGGTCTATTATATACAGGAATTATAAAAGAAAACTGTAATGTATTCATACCTCGCAAAGGTAAGTAAAGAAAATACAAAAGCCACCTCGAGGGTGGCTTTTGCTAAATTATTTGATTAAGCTTATTGCTTGATAATTCTAACTGTCTCAGTAACGTTATCGATAGTAACTTGTACGAAGTAAGCACCTTGGCTTAATCCATTCATATCAACAACACTTCTAATAGTGTTAGGTGCAGTTCTAAGAACTTCTTGACCTAGCATGTTGTATATAGCAACATTTTGAATATCTTTTTGAGCATTAAGTGTTAACTCATTTTTAACTGGGTTAGGGAAATAAGTAAATCCGTTATCCTCTTCAAACTGATTAACTCCTAAAGTAGGATCAGTTACAGACAAATCAAAAGTTCCTGTACCCGTACCAAATCCTTCAATTTGTATGTAGTAAGTACCAGGCGCTAAACCTGTTAAAGCTGCTATAGATAATAATCCTGTTCCAGAATCATCATCACATCCAATTTCAGTAAAAGTTAATAAGTCTGAACAATCAGTAGCAGTATAAACAGCAATTTGCGTATCTCCTAAACTACCTCCAGCGATATCTGTACTTACCGTAACATCTGTAGTAGCTGCGATTGTAAATGTAAACCATACAGAATTACTAACATCTCCTGCTGTAAACCAGCAAGTACCGCCAACTTCGTTTGCTTCAATCGTTCCGCCTTCATTGGTATAAGCTTGTCCTGAAGACGCACTTCCAACCGCAACAGCGATAGCATCACATGCATCATCATTTCCTGGTGGAGGAGGTGGAATAGCTGGTGTAGTAAATGCAGCTGGACCAAATGTCGCAGTACCTACACCACCGCAATTGGTAACTATATATAAATCATAATCAATTTCTGGAGTTAATGTTGCTCCAGTAGTTGCTGCTTGATCAGGAGCAGTTTCTGAACCTGACACTACAGTATCTATACCTGGAGTACCACCTGCTGTTACAACTTCCCAATCATAAGATACAGGAGTACCAGCTAAAGGCGCATCCCAACTAAAATCAAGCATATCTGGAGTAAGAGCATCAACAGTCACATTAACAACAACATCACACGTTGGTGGTGTTGCAGACGTAATTGTTGGAGGATCAAAACACCAACCCCATTGCCAACCTGTTAGGTCATCATATGCGAAACGGTATTTAAAACCAGATAATTGCGTTGGTGTAAAACCAGAAATATCAATTGGAGGTGAAGTATAAGCTGCTGTGCCAACACATGTTTGGTAATCGGTATTTGTTGAATTACCACCAAACACGGCAAAGTTAACCCAAGACGCAGCATCTGCATCCCAATATTCAATACTTAAAACATCTCCACCTAAGGGTCTGTAGACAAAATTCCCAGAAACTTCAACAAATGTTTCACCTGCAAAAGCAGCTGCACCTAAATCGATAACTGGAGATTCAGATTGAACTGTATCTGCTGATCCATTACCAGCGGCATCGTCGTCAAAAGTAAAAAAGCCATCAGTGGCTGGATCATTCAATAATCCAGCTGGGGTAAATGTACCTGAAGTTGTCCAAGAACCATTTGTCCAATTGGCTGTTTGATTTAAAACTTGTGCAATACTTTCAGTGGTAAAAACCAATGAAAACACAAACAAGAGTGATAAAGTAATTTTTTTCATATTTAGTTATATTTAATTATTAATCAATAAAAATATGATAAAAATACTGTAAAGTAAAAGGAAACGTATCTAATCGATAAACGACTCATTTAATCGACATAATGCAAACCAATAGTCTGGAACTAAATTGATTATTTTTTAATAAACTTTCTTCTTATGGTCGTATTCTCTATACGAAAGCTCACTACATATTGTCCAGCATTCAATTTTGACACGTCTAACTGGTCATCATATAAATGCGGTTTATAAATCAACCTTTGACCAAGTGCATTCATAACAACTATTTGATCAATTTCTTTTAAGGTCTTTATATACAATTTATCCAGAACAGGATTAGGGTATATGACATTCGTGTTGATTGCGACATCAACACTATTTAAGGTATTATCGCCTTCCACAATATTTAAAGTTTGATTTGACTGGATATTATAAAAGATTTCCTCAACACCACTAGGCCAATTTATTTTTATATAATCTATAACTGTGTGAGTCCCAAGGCCAAAATGCACGCTATTACTAGATTGCGCCATATAACCTTCTCCACAAAACGTATATCGGTATTGTTTATTATCATTAATCGAAATCTCAATCTTGGCGCCTATTGCATTCCTATTACTTTGAGTGCCTATCAATTTTAGTTTTATCCAATTTAATGAATTAGAAGACATATTTTTCCACAAAAATATGTCATCATTATCATTATTAGATACCACTAAATCGATTAACCCATCATTATTGATATCACCAGTGGCATTTGAATAACTCGACCTATTATCTCCTGGAAAAGAACTATTATTCAAAACAAAGCTACTATTAGTATCGTTTTCATAAAACGCTGCTGACAACAAACTTGGAACACTACCATCTAATTGCCCACTCACATAAAGATCGAGATCCATATCGTTATCAGCATCAAAAAATGAAGCTCCCCAACCAATACTATCAAAACTCGTTCCTGTAGCACCGGCAACGTTAGTAAAGGTTTCATCACCATTGTTTCTAAGTAGTACATTTCCGCCTGGATTATTAGTCACATAAATATCAAAAAAACCATCGGCATTATAATCTCCAACCGTCACAGACATTGCATCGATTAAGACATTAGTCCCTGAAGAAACACTAATATCTGAAAAGGTTCCATCACCATTATTTTTATATAGTTTATTCTCATAACTGAGTTTATCGTTAGACACATAAATGTCTTGATAACCATCATTATTAATATCTAAAAAGGCTGAACAAAATGAAAAAGCAGGGTTGAGATCTATTCCTGATTGCAATGTCACATCGGTAAATGTCCCATCACCATCATTTTTATACAATTTGTTTGTCACAATAGATGTTCTATTGCTTAAAAAAACATCCAAAAACCCATCATTATTATAATCTCCCCATGAGGCTCCGTAGGTATATAAGTTGTTTATTGTAA is part of the Formosa sp. Hel1_31_208 genome and harbors:
- the miaA gene encoding tRNA (adenosine(37)-N6)-dimethylallyltransferase MiaA, producing the protein MAPNSALNAVANYIMTKVLLSVVGPTAIGKTALSIQLAQHFKTEIISADSRQFYKELQIGTAAPTPIELSSAPHHFIKHISVETHYNVGAFENDAINVLTELFKTNNVVVMVGGSGLYVKVVTHGLDQFPEVDPSIREALNERFQVKGLQRLQEQLKELDPLSYQTIAIDNPHRVIRALEICIASGHPYSSFLDNNIATRDFKTLTIGLTAERSIIYDRINRRVDQMMTEGLLNEVKSLKSKQHLNALNTVGYKELFNYLDGEWDLEFAVSEIKKNTRRFAKRQLTWFKKNDSTLWFNWDTKISDIIARIERDIKTS
- a CDS encoding cold-shock protein, whose protein sequence is MSKGIVKFFNDSKGFGFITEEGNNKEHFVHISGLIDEVREGDEVEFELTEGKKGLNAINVKVI
- a CDS encoding response regulator transcription factor gives rise to the protein MEEQNKKILLVEDDPNFGTVLKDYLNMNDYDVVHAKNGMEGFEKFKKDDYDLCILDVMMPYKDGFTLAKEIREKNTDVPIIFLTAKAMKEDVLKGYKVGADDYLNKPFDSEVLLMKIKAIMQRKATDTIADSKQFEFKIGKFDLNSKLRFLKFDGKDPIKLSPKENELLRMLALHENDLMPRELALTKIWRDDNYFTSRSMDVYIAKLRKYLKLDPKVEILNIHGEGFRLVVNQDA
- a CDS encoding sensor histidine kinase KdpD; its protein translation is MGKKLFILLVVLMSLSLIGIIFVQAFFINNTLKNEEKQFTLNVKRSLISVSKAIEDKELLSYDRLYKEALKNGRNPDTSEIKHLLIFDSFDEETNQAIRFKNAISEESFKVPSLFFDIGTDSINISRFTNISETKVFERNTIDGKINLDPIKTYRDYNTMDELGRRHYKEGYRRVYKNYPVYKRIKNEEVSELLESQFESSGINTAFEYAIYDKDLSTKIQSDNFDLNIKSTMGIPVFVDNENNSDFTLYVDFPERRKYLLSSILGMIVLSIVFTSIIILAYSSAIYQLIKQRQISQIKTDFINNMTHEFKTPIATINLALDSIRNPKIIGDQEKVMRYLRMIKDENKRMHAQVENVLRISKLEKNELNISKERIKLHDLISDAVSHVGLIVEDRKGYVKTHLNADKSSVLANDTHFTNVIVNILDNAIKYTDGVPKIDVYTENIGNNILLKISDQGSGMTKQVQKRVFEKFYREHTGNVHNVKGHGLGLAYVKRIVDDHQGHISVESEKGKGSTFTIKLPLIS
- the coaE gene encoding dephospho-CoA kinase (Dephospho-CoA kinase (CoaE) performs the final step in coenzyme A biosynthesis.), coding for MIVVGLTGGIGSGKTTVASFFKELGVPIYIADVEAKALMIRSKVIRRKLIELFGDDVYIGDDINKPLIASKIFKDKDYLNKMNAIVHPKVASHFRRWLKKQHAAYVIKEAAIIFEHHKESEYDVIITVTAEVEERIARVIKRDHSNRAKIEAILNNQMSDAEKINKSHFVIVNDNLEHTKEQVLETHQLIMEKIKKHKF
- a CDS encoding CdaR family protein, coding for MRTNFKSYVLRSIKNKKLNVFGLFVLISFLILVITKLSETYVETIPFSIEYKNLPENTIITLDSMPKINVTLSTHGFKLLSYYFNDKTYQIDFKSSSKINNTTYLWLAEKGAYDLKQQLGQSVNIVSIKPDSILFPYGTLSEKMVPVMLKANINFVDGYDSLEGFELIPDSVKLIGSESEIAKIDYIVTRDIVLNDIKEDLNASINLELSNASERLKLSEETVRLKAKIEKFTEGTFEIPVTILNKPDNVELNYFPKLIKVSYYLSLKDFKLVKPHDFKIECDYNDIVDLKVSFFTPKLLVNSNTVKSAELKQNKVDYIIVK
- a CDS encoding glycosyltransferase family 2 protein, coding for MNTLQFSFIIPVYNRPEEVDELLMSFTTQEGDISFEIVIVEDGSNLDCKHIINKYHNQLEISYYYKENSGPGDSRNFGMKKAKGNYFIILDSDCLLPPQYLNTVYAYLSSNYVDCFGGPDAAHESFSDVQKAINFAMTSFITTGGIRGNVSNEKFQPRSFNMGLSKQAFVDSGGFGLIHPGEDPDLSIRLNRMGYKTVLIREAFVYHKRRISWKKFYQQVYKFGLVRPILNTWYPTTKRLTYWFPACFSIGLLVSIVLLLANFRLPLFLYGIYFLLVFILAFVSTRSLRVAVKSILAIFIQFFGYGYGFLKSTIAIDFFKKDPESRFPKLFFKHAN
- a CDS encoding T9SS type A sorting domain-containing protein; translation: MKKITLSLLFVFSLVFTTESIAQVLNQTANWTNGSWTTSGTFTPAGLLNDPATDGFFTFDDDAAGNGSADTVQSESPVIDLGAAAFAGETFVEVSGNFVYRPLGGDVLSIEYWDADAASWVNFAVFGGNSTNTDYQTCVGTAAYTSPPIDISGFTPTQLSGFKYRFAYDDLTGWQWGWCFDPPTITSATPPTCDVVVNVTVDALTPDMLDFSWDAPLAGTPVSYDWEVVTAGGTPGIDTVVSGSETAPDQAATTGATLTPEIDYDLYIVTNCGGVGTATFGPAAFTTPAIPPPPPGNDDACDAIAVAVGSASSGQAYTNEGGTIEANEVGGTCWFTAGDVSNSVWFTFTIAATTDVTVSTDIAGGSLGDTQIAVYTATDCSDLLTFTEIGCDDDSGTGLLSIAALTGLAPGTYYIQIEGFGTGTGTFDLSVTDPTLGVNQFEEDNGFTYFPNPVKNELTLNAQKDIQNVAIYNMLGQEVLRTAPNTIRSVVDMNGLSQGAYFVQVTIDNVTETVRIIKQ
- a CDS encoding FG-GAP-like repeat-containing protein, with the translated sequence MKYNYFLLLCFLFLGNDVYSQIVFEDQATILGANITTGLTFLGNGLSFYDFDNDGWDDLTITTGSGDDVRFLKNSNGIFVEQNFSGLSFNYETKSVTWVDFDNDGDNDLFVTSTTVGNKLLENTGSMTFQDITATSGITINNLYTYGASWGDYNNDGFLDVFLSNRTSIVTNKLYKNDGDGTFTDVTLQSGIDLNPAFSFCSAFLDINNDGYQDIYVSNDKLSYENKLYKNNGDGTFSDISVSSGTNVLIDAMSVTVGDYNADGFFDIYVTNNPGGNVLLRNNGDETFTNVAGATGTSFDSIGWGASFFDADNDMDLDLYVSGQLDGSVPSLLSAAFYENDTNSSFVLNNSSFPGDNRSSYSNATGDINNDGLIDLVVSNNDNDDIFLWKNMSSNSLNWIKLKLIGTQSNRNAIGAKIEISINDNKQYRYTFCGEGYMAQSSNSVHFGLGTHTVIDYIKINWPSGVEEIFYNIQSNQTLNIVEGDNTLNSVDVAINTNVIYPNPVLDKLYIKTLKEIDQIVVMNALGQRLIYKPHLYDDQLDVSKLNAGQYVVSFRIENTTIRRKFIKK